A genome region from Leptodactylus fuscus isolate aLepFus1 chromosome 6, aLepFus1.hap2, whole genome shotgun sequence includes the following:
- the LOC142209535 gene encoding C-type natriuretic peptide 1-like, which yields MHYKRSACLGLLMILIFCKQQARAKPMNSLQSLSRLLEDNFDRSYGSDEADHGELVPTDSLDQLNPDNQWNKNRVDQMEGSHLNEITLQQLLSDPAGASRRFRQRSKKGFSRGCFGVKLDRIGSLSGLGC from the exons ATGCATTACAAGCGCAGTGCCTGCCTTGGATTACTTATGATCCTCATCTTCTGCAAGCAGCAAGCGAGAGCCAAACCGATGAACAGCCTGCAG AGTTTGTCCAGGTTACTGGAGGACAACTTTGACCGCTCCTATGGGTCAGATGAAGCTGATCATGGGGAGTTGGTACCAACTGATTCACTGGACCAGCTCAACCCTGACAACCAATGGAACAAAAACAGGGTTGACCAGATGGAAGGTTCCCACTTAAACGAAATCACCCTTCAGCAGCTACTCAGTGACCCAGCAGGCGCTTCCAGAAGATTCCGGCAGAGGAGCAAGAAGGGTTTTTCTAGGGGATGCTTTGGGGTGAAGTTGGACAGGATTGGGTCACTTAGTGGTCTGGGCTGCTGA